The following coding sequences are from one Thermoplasmataceae archaeon window:
- a CDS encoding glycerophosphodiester phosphodiesterase family protein: MSENNEFLIVGHRGLCERHVENSLSGFKDAKASGVGAVELDIQFTKDRKIVVFHDYDLTRLCGVKGSTWDYTLEDLKSLRLGNGEENIPTLSEVLDSLGKYRIFIELKTVDDDGGLVNYGLEDALISDLDGRDTALYRFLSFNPLSLRLLKEKDSSMFTGLNVSPETMNYYGEISQDLLERFSVDFVQPEMSMFLKGHFSGIAGKVPIIPWTVNTVKDAIACREMGSSGVISDVPLELMERLK; this comes from the coding sequence ATGTCAGAAAATAATGAATTCCTGATAGTGGGTCACAGAGGACTTTGCGAAAGACACGTTGAGAACTCACTCAGTGGGTTCAAGGATGCAAAGGCTTCCGGTGTGGGAGCGGTTGAGCTTGATATCCAATTCACCAAGGACAGGAAGATTGTCGTGTTTCATGATTACGATCTCACGAGACTGTGCGGTGTAAAGGGATCGACGTGGGACTATACCCTTGAAGATCTTAAGTCATTAAGGCTTGGAAATGGAGAGGAAAACATACCCACGCTTTCTGAGGTTCTTGATTCCTTGGGGAAATACAGGATTTTCATAGAACTTAAAACAGTAGATGATGATGGTGGTCTGGTGAATTATGGGCTGGAGGATGCTCTGATCAGTGATCTTGATGGCAGGGACACTGCTTTATACAGGTTTCTTTCCTTTAACCCACTTTCGTTGCGCCTGCTGAAGGAGAAAGATAGCAGCATGTTCACTGGTCTAAACGTATCTCCAGAGACAATGAATTATTATGGGGAGATAAGCCAGGACCTGCTGGAGAGGTTCTCTGTTGATTTTGTACAGCCGGAAATGTCTATGTTTCTCAAGGGACACTTTTCCGGCATCGCAGGAAAAGTACCTATCATACCATGGACTGTGAATACGGTGAAGGATGCAATCGCCTGCAGGGAGATGGGTTCTTCTGGAGTCATTTCCGATGTTCCGCTTGAGCTAATGGAGAGGCTGAAATAA
- a CDS encoding class I SAM-dependent methyltransferase: MEHHDYERAGKLRDQYIPYEDIENMVNPKDGDILVDFGSGDGFYSLKFAPLVGSGKIYAYELNNRGIDAIRKKLADRGIGNVEIVEKDICYAPLPERFNKAFFSNVFHDLDCQDTLLFRFSGVKNLEITFIEFKIDTPFGPPENIRFSQQKLREKLETHGFVLDSEIEFEYHYAHRYKRKSN; encoded by the coding sequence ATGGAACATCATGACTATGAACGCGCGGGAAAATTGCGCGATCAGTACATTCCCTATGAAGATATCGAGAACATGGTTAATCCCAAGGACGGGGATATACTGGTAGATTTCGGATCTGGAGACGGGTTCTATTCATTAAAATTTGCACCACTTGTCGGATCCGGGAAGATATATGCCTACGAACTTAACAACAGGGGAATAGACGCAATAAGAAAAAAACTCGCTGACAGAGGGATAGGTAACGTGGAAATAGTGGAAAAGGACATATGTTACGCTCCCCTTCCCGAAAGGTTTAACAAGGCGTTCTTCTCAAATGTATTCCATGATCTTGATTGCCAGGATACCCTACTGTTCAGGTTTTCAGGAGTAAAGAACCTTGAGATCACATTCATAGAATTTAAGATCGATACCCCGTTCGGGCCTCCTGAGAATATAAGATTCTCACAACAGAAACTCAGGGAAAAGCTTGAAACACACGGATTCGTTCTTGATAGCGAGATCGAGTTCGAATACCATTACGCCCACAGATATAAACGGAAAAGTAACTAG